In a single window of the Cydia strobilella chromosome 13, ilCydStro3.1, whole genome shotgun sequence genome:
- the LOC134746961 gene encoding red-sensitive opsin, with product MFCGIDNNISLSQKMLDYDELAVKTNWSYDYLLDIDTSQFPFPNTLWHVKSPKEIALKTTPMLIIGIFGIFLNSVILITLAKNRWLWTASNYLIGNLAVTDLLTLLFCPWFMLVRDFYQNYVLKNFGCRFEGFMQATMLLAAVGAVMLVCYDRMAAAALTADARVTKSAAPKLIIISWVAAILLSLPWIIKREYVERQWLDHLETYCVEDIKFLGIYWHFTLSMLVWIPLGVMVLTYGTIMWKLECSARKLRGSGQTAARARRRAMRITASVLLAAVFCRVPYTLLIYWRNNNSMTINSVDGIFAIIWFAGNLLMYFNSAINPLIYGFTNLRFRRAMDRTPGIACCRFGSWCCVCAMLKKKQPPPSVRYKNSEKIFVIENSPKPNRKLTKALKNVLRINKDTLELSIPKADEITGKPTKVTPLRPDN from the exons ATGTTCTGTGGAATTGATAATAACATAAGTTTGTCTCAAAAGATGCTGGATTATGATGAATTAGCGGTTAAAACTAATTGGAGCTATGATTATCTTTTAGAT ATAGATACATCACAATTCCCTTTTCCAAACACACTATGGCACGTAAAATCCCCAAAAGAAATAGCACTAAAAACAACCCCAATGCTCATCATCGGCATTTTTGGTATCTTCCTGAACTCCGTGATTCTGATCACCTTAGCCAAGAACAGGTGGCTATGGACAGCAAGTAATTACCTTATTGGAAATTTGGCAGTGACTGATCTGCTGACGCTGTTGTTCTGTCCCTGGTTCATGTTGGTTAGGGACTTTTATCAGAACTATGTGTTAAAGAATTTTGGCTGCCGTTTCGAGGGATTTATGCAAG CAACAATGCTGCTGGCAGCAGTAGGTGCAGTGATGCTAGTCTGCTACGATAGAATGGCTGCAGCAGCCCTAACAGCAGACGCGAGGGTTACAAAGTCAGCAGCTCCAAAactgatcatcatcagctgGGTCGCAGCCATCTTGTTGTCACTACCCTGGATCATTAAGCGAGAATATGTG GAACGTCAATGGCTGGATCACTTGGAGACGTATTGCGTTGAAGACATCAAGTTCCTTGGTATCTACTGGCACTTTACGCTCAGTATGCTGGTTTGGATCCCTCTGGGAGTCATGGTTTTAACT TACGGCACAATAATGTGGAAGTTAGAGTGCAGTGCAAGGAAACTACGAGGGAGCGGTCAGACAGCCGCCAGAGCCCGACGTCGAGCTATGAGGATAACCGCATCCGTTTTACTAGCGGCTGTCTTCTGCAGGGTCCCATACACACTGCTGATCTATTGGAGGAACAATAACAGCATGACCATAAATTCT gtGGACGGTATCTTCGCTATTATCTGGTTTGCGGGAAATTTGCTTATGTACTTCAACAGCGCTATCAACCCTCTTATCTACGGGTTCACTAATCTCAGGTTCCGTAGGGCTATGGATAGGACTCCTGGTATAGCCTGCTGTAGATTTGGGTCTTGGTGCTGTGTTTGTGCCATG TTAAAAAAGAAACAACCGCCCCCTTCAGTGAGATACAAAAACTCAGAGAAGATCTTCGTAATTGAGAATTCACCGAAACCAAACCGGAAGTTGACGAAAGCACTCAAGAACGTGCTGCGTATCAATAAGGATACATTAGAGCTTAGTATACCTAAAGCCGACGAAATCACCGGGAAACCTACTAAAGTTACTCCGTTGAGACCTGATAACTGA